From the Bos indicus x Bos taurus breed Angus x Brahman F1 hybrid chromosome 27, Bos_hybrid_MaternalHap_v2.0, whole genome shotgun sequence genome, one window contains:
- the RWDD4 gene encoding RWD domain-containing protein 4 isoform X2 yields MGANEDQEMELEALRSIYEGDESFRELSPVSFQYRIGENGDPKAFLIEISWTETYPQTPPIISMNAFFNNTISSDVKQSILAKLQEAVEVHLGTAMTYTLFEYAKDNKEQFMENHHPVHSATSISNIISAETPNTAPSSKKKDKKEQLSKAQKRKLADKTDHKGELPRGWNWVDVVKLSKTGSKDDE; encoded by the exons ATGGGTGCCAACGAGGACCAGGAG aTGGAACTGGAGGCGTTACGCTCTATTTATGAAGGAGATGAAAGTTTCCGGGAATTAAGTCCAGTTTCATTTCAATACAGG ATAGGTGAAAATGGGGATCCCAAAGCCTTCCTCATAGAGATTTCCTGGACAGAAACCTATCCGCAGACACCTCCCATCATATCCATGAATGCCTTTTTTAACAACACCAT ATCATCAGATGTAAAACAGAGCATATTAGCCAAGTTACAGGAAGCAGTGGAAGTCCACCTCGGGACGGCCATGACCTACACGTTGTTTGAATACGCCAAGGACAATAAGGAGCAGTTCATGGAGAACCATCATCCCGTTCATTCTGCT acaTCCATAAGCAATATCATCTCAGCTGAAACTCCTAATACAGCTCCATCaagtaagaaaaaagataaaaaggaacaaCTTTCAAAAGCCCAGAAACGTAAGCTGGCAGATAAAACag ATCACAAAGGAGAACTTCCTCGGGGATGGAACTGGGTTGATGTGGTGAAG TTGAGCAAAACTGGCTCTAAAGACGATGAATAG
- the RWDD4 gene encoding RWD domain-containing protein 4 isoform X1, whose product MGANEDQEMELEALRSIYEGDESFRELSPVSFQYRIGENGDPKAFLIEISWTETYPQTPPIISMNAFFNNTISSDVKQSILAKLQEAVEVHLGTAMTYTLFEYAKDNKEQFMENHHPVHSATSISNIISAETPNTAPSSKKKDKKEQLSKAQKRKLADKTDHKGELPRGWNWVDVVKHLSKTGSKDDE is encoded by the exons ATGGGTGCCAACGAGGACCAGGAG aTGGAACTGGAGGCGTTACGCTCTATTTATGAAGGAGATGAAAGTTTCCGGGAATTAAGTCCAGTTTCATTTCAATACAGG ATAGGTGAAAATGGGGATCCCAAAGCCTTCCTCATAGAGATTTCCTGGACAGAAACCTATCCGCAGACACCTCCCATCATATCCATGAATGCCTTTTTTAACAACACCAT ATCATCAGATGTAAAACAGAGCATATTAGCCAAGTTACAGGAAGCAGTGGAAGTCCACCTCGGGACGGCCATGACCTACACGTTGTTTGAATACGCCAAGGACAATAAGGAGCAGTTCATGGAGAACCATCATCCCGTTCATTCTGCT acaTCCATAAGCAATATCATCTCAGCTGAAACTCCTAATACAGCTCCATCaagtaagaaaaaagataaaaaggaacaaCTTTCAAAAGCCCAGAAACGTAAGCTGGCAGATAAAACag ATCACAAAGGAGAACTTCCTCGGGGATGGAACTGGGTTGATGTGGTGAAG CAT TTGAGCAAAACTGGCTCTAAAGACGATGAATAG
- the RWDD4 gene encoding RWD domain-containing protein 4 isoform X3 has product MNAFFNNTISSDVKQSILAKLQEAVEVHLGTAMTYTLFEYAKDNKEQFMENHHPVHSATSISNIISAETPNTAPSSKKKDKKEQLSKAQKRKLADKTDHKGELPRGWNWVDVVKHLSKTGSKDDE; this is encoded by the exons ATGAATGCCTTTTTTAACAACACCAT ATCATCAGATGTAAAACAGAGCATATTAGCCAAGTTACAGGAAGCAGTGGAAGTCCACCTCGGGACGGCCATGACCTACACGTTGTTTGAATACGCCAAGGACAATAAGGAGCAGTTCATGGAGAACCATCATCCCGTTCATTCTGCT acaTCCATAAGCAATATCATCTCAGCTGAAACTCCTAATACAGCTCCATCaagtaagaaaaaagataaaaaggaacaaCTTTCAAAAGCCCAGAAACGTAAGCTGGCAGATAAAACag ATCACAAAGGAGAACTTCCTCGGGGATGGAACTGGGTTGATGTGGTGAAG CAT TTGAGCAAAACTGGCTCTAAAGACGATGAATAG